A genomic window from Hyla sarda isolate aHylSar1 chromosome 8, aHylSar1.hap1, whole genome shotgun sequence includes:
- the LOC130285329 gene encoding NXPE family member 4-like translates to MPSEVFSDSLKHLMGKCFGPITEINVNFQPHELTTPQPRTYDLQSEINSNFNKIQRIIPNVTFTFFHGSTSAKNSKVSIVNRRKRYCPGEDLVVQVDMYDHLGNRKTYGGDFIRSRLFSPKLGAAVSGRVEDFHNGSYHVYFPLRWVSRGETKVSIRLWHPSEGTAVLWRARHASLGVLGFNGRYKYLGKEAITNCHFQLNTAEEVCEYKDKFYEEAFYCIKPKDIPCECLNEMRAVDLHESHLTEEEKPLFKRSNVGVEMAQSLKTIVITDCGDHSSISKTKCQTGMSSPVPSGHFYNYTWHPAYCDMTVYKTKEDFTKCLKGKKLFLIGDSTLRQYIMHFTEGIKIVNYLQYHEGGWKFWDKTLEALNMDKDIYVSYKRHGFPLENFMFYNFKEDMYTSRQIDLRGGGKDTIFVITMGQHFRQFPLTLYIRRAINIRRAVERLFMRSPDTKVIIKTENTREFYAPPERIGDFHGYTQYLVLREVFQGMNVGFVDAWDMTVASSTESVHPFGYTFDSIMSMTFSFVC, encoded by the exons ATGCCATCTGAGGTGTTTTCG GATTCTCTTAAACACTTGATGGGAAAATGTTTTGGTCCGATCACAGAGATTAATGTCAACTTCCAACCGCATGAACTGACGACTCCACAGCCAAGAACATATGATCTTCAGTCTGAAATAAATTCAAACTTTAACAAAATCCAAAGAATCATCCCAAATGTTACATTCACATTCTTTCATGGAAGCACAAGTGCAAAAAACAGTAAGGTGTCCATAGTCAACAGGAGGAAGCGTTACTGTCCTGGAGAAGACCTTGTGGTACAGGTTGATATGTACGATCACCTGGGTAACAGGAAAACCTATGGAGGAGACTTCATAAGGTCACGACTCTTTTCTCCTAAACTTGGAGCTGCTGTGTCTGGTAGGGTTGAAGACTTTCATAATGGATCCTACCATGTCTACTTTCCATTGCGCTGGGTTAGCAGGGGTGAAACCAAGGTGTCCATTCGACTGTGGCATCCCAGTGAAGGCACTGCAGTCCTCTGGAGGGCACGACATGCCAGTCTAGGGGTACTTGGTTTCAATGGAAGATATAAATACCTTGGCAAGGAGGCTATCACTAATTGTCACTTTCAATTGAACACAGCCGAAGAGGTTTgcgagtacaaagacaagttctATGAAGAGGCCTTCTACTGTATTAAACCAAAGGACATTCCCTGCGAATGTTTGAATGAAATGAGAGCTGTGGATCTTCACGAGTCCCACCTTACCGAGGAGGAGAAGCCACTATTTAAACG ATCCAATGTTGGTGTGGAAATGGCCCAAAGTTTGAAGACCATAGTCATTACAGATTGTGGGG atcATTCGTCAATATCGAAAACAAAATGTCAGACGGGGATGAGCTCTCCTGTCCCCAGTGGACACTTCTACAACTACACCTGGCATCCGGCTTATTGTGACATGACCGTCTATAAAACAAAGGAAGACTTCACCAAATGTCTAAAGGGGAAGAAGCTCTTCTTGATCGGAGACTCCACGTTACGTCAGTACATCATGCACTTCACCGAGGGAATCAAGA TTGTGAATTATCTCCAGTATCATGAAGGTGGATGGAAGTTCTGGGATAAAACACTTGAAGCTTTGAACATGGATAAAGACATTTATGTGTCCTACAAGAGGCACGGCTTTCCACTCGAGAACTTCATGTTCTATAACTTCAAAGAGGACATGTACACGAGTCGTCAGATCGATCTACGCGGTGGGGGGAAGGACACCATCTTTGTTATTACTATGGGACAACATTTTAGACAGTTTCCACTAACACTCTACATCAGACGAGCTATCAACATCCGCAGAGCGGTGGAACGTCTCTTCATGCGGAGTCCAGATACCAAAGTCATCATCAAGACAGAAAACACCAGAGAGTTCTATGCTCCTCCAGAGAGAATTGGTGACTTCCATGGTTATACCCAATATCTGGTGCTAAGAGAAGTCTTTCAAGGGATGAATGTTGGCTTTGTAGATGCTTGGGACATGACGGTGGCCTCCTCTACGGAGTCTGTTCATCCGTTTGGATACACATTCGACAGTATAATGAGCATGACGTTCTCCTTTGTGTGttaa